Proteins encoded together in one Canis aureus isolate CA01 chromosome 21, VMU_Caureus_v.1.0, whole genome shotgun sequence window:
- the POLD4 gene encoding DNA polymerase delta subunit 4, with product MGRKRLITDSYPVVKRGEGPAGHSKGELAPELGEEPQPLSVDEAELELLRQFDLAWQYGPCTGITRLQRWHRAEQMGLEPPPEVRQVLQTHPGDPRFQCSLWHLYPL from the exons ATGGGCCGGAAGCGGCTCATCACTGACTCCTACCCCGTAGTGAAGAGGGGGGAGGGCCCCGCTGGGCACAGCAAGGGGGAGCTGGCACCGGAGCTAG GGGAAGAGCCCCAGCCCCTGAGCGTGGATGAAGCAGAGCTGGAGCTGCTGAGGCAGTTTGATCTCGCCTGGCAGTATGGGCCCTGCACAG GGATCACACGGTTGCAGCGCTGGCATCGGGCGGAGCAGATGGGCTTGGAGCCTCCCCCAGAAGTGCGTCAGGTGCTACAGACCCACCCTGGAGATCCCCGCTTCCAGTGCAG CCTCTGGCATCTCTATCCCCTGTGA